The segment TCGTACGACCGTCGCCTGCTGCGATCACCTCGAGCTCCTCCACCAGCCGGCGGCCGATGCCCTCGCGGGTGCGGTCGGGCCGGACGTAGGCGAAGGCCATGGCGGTGTGCAGGTTCTCCTTCAGCGTGCGGATGACCAGCCCCGCGCCGACCATCTCGCGGCCGTCGATCGCGGCCACCAGGGTGACGCCGCGCTCGGGGTTCGGGGTGGGGAGCGCGACCCGGCTCTGCTCCCACAGCGGCCACGGCTTGCCGGGCCGGTCGGCGGTGGCAGCGTGCCCGACCTCCCACCACGCGCGCAGGGCCGCCTGGTTGTGCGGGTTGAACTGCTCGATGTCGACGCCCACGCCGTGACGGTAGTGGCCCGGCAGGTCGACCTGCACCCCGGATAACAGGGTGCGTACGACGTCGCCGCTGCGGGAGGGTCGGGCATGACCACCGACTCACCGCTCCGCACCCGGCTGCGCGCGGCCCTGCTCGAGGCCCGCAAGGCCAGGGACACCGAGACCGTGTCGACCCTGCGGACCGCACTGTCCGCGCTCGAGAACGCCGAGGCGGTGCCGACCGCTGCCCGGGCCGGTGCGATCGAGCAGGCCCCGGTCGGGGCCGGCGCCGCCGAGGCGGAGCGCCGGGAGCTCAGCGACGCCGACGAGCTCGCGCTCCTCGACGAGGAGATCGCCTCGCTGCACGAGGCGGGACGGGTGTTCGCGTCCACGGCGCCCGAGCGGGCGACGGCGGTGCGGCGCGCCGCGGGGGTGCTCGCCGACCTGAGGGAGGCCTAGGGGCGCGCGGCCCGCCGTCGGCGGGCTGCTTCGATCCGGTCGGCCTCGCGGATGGACGCTCTCGCCATCACGCGCCCCCGCCAGCGCACGAGGGCGCCGATCAGGAGGACGAAGGCGGGCATGCCGACCCCCAGCCAGAGCCAGGTGGAGAGCGGCGAGCTCGCCTCCACCGACGAACCGTCCGGCGAGACCCACAGCGTCCAGGTGTCACCGACCTCGCGCTCCTGCGGGCCCGACCGACGGAACGTCGCGGTCCGCACGTCGTCGCCCTCTGACCAGCGCAGCTCGTAGGAGGTCAGGGTCCGGTCGTCCTCCCGGGGTCGCGGACCCTCGCTCACGGAGACGACCGTCGTCTCCCGCTGGTCGGTGCCGCCCAACAGGTGGGCGCGCGTGCCGGGCGTCAGGACGGCCAGCACGACGGCGAGCGCCAGCCCGATCCCGATCCCGAAGGCCACGTCGCCGAGCGAGAGCCACCCGCGGTGCGCCGGCTCGTGCTCCTCAGGGCCCGGCCGTGGATCGGTGGTCACGGAAGTGAGAGCTGGGTGCGTACGACGTGGGCGAGCCGCGAGGCGACGCCCTCGGCCTCGTCCTCGGTGGGCGCCTCGACCATCACGCGCACGATCGGCTCGGTGCCCGACGGGCGCAGCAGGATGCGACCACGCTCACCGAGCACGGCCTCCTCCTCCGCGACGGCCGCAGCCAGCACGGCGTCCTCGTCGGCGCGCGACTTGTCGACCCCCGAGACGTTGAGCAGGACCTGCGGGAGCCGGGACATCACCGAGGCGAGGTCGGCCAGCGACCGACCGGTGGTGGCCATCCGCTCCATGACGTGGAGCGTGGTCAGGATGCCGTCGCCGGTGGTGGCGTGGTCGCTGAGGATGACGTGGCCGGACTGCTCGCCGCCGAGGTTGTAGCCGGAGATCTTCATCGCCTCGAGGACGTAGCGGTCGCCGACCTTGGTCTGGCGCACCCCGACACCGCCGGCGCGCATGGCCTGCACGAAGCCGAGGTTGCTCATCACGGTGGCGACGACGGTGTCCTTCGCCAGCCGACCCTGCTCGAGCAGCGACAGCGACAGGATCGCGAGGAGCTGGTCGCCGTCGACGACGTTGCCCTCGGCGTCGACCGCCAGGCAGCGGTCGGCGTCGCCGTCGAGCGCGAAGCCGGCGTGGGCGCCGTGCTCGACGACGGCCTTCTGCAGGTCACCGAGGTGCGTGGACCCGCAGTCGTCGTTGATGTTGAGGCCGTCGGGGTCGGCGTGGATCGCGATGACGGTCGCGCCGGCGTCCTCGAGCGCACGGGGACCGGCGGCGTGCGCGGCACCCTCGGCACAGTCGAGGACGACCTTGAGCCCCACCAGCGGGTGGCTGATCGTGCTCTCGAGGTGGGCGGCGTACTCCTCGACCGCGGTCTCGTAGGTCCGCACCCGACCGACGCTGCCACCGGTGGGCCGCTCCCACGGCTCGCCCATCCGCCGCTCGATCGCGATCTCGATCGCGTCGTCGAGCTTGTGCCCGCCTCGGGCGAGGAACTTGATGCCGTTGTCGGGCATGGGGTTGTGGGACGCCGACAGCATCACACCGAGGTCGGCGCCGAGCCTGTCGGTCATGTAGGCCACACCGGGCGTCGGCAGCACGCCGAGCAGGAGCACGTCGACACCGGCCGACGCGAGGCCCGCGACCACCGCGGCCTCGAGGAACTGGCCGGAGATGCGGGTGTCGCGGCCCACGACGGCGAGGGGTCGGTGCCCCGCGAACTCGCCGCGGTCGGCCAGGACGTGGGCCGCGCAGACCGAGAGGTCGAGGGCGAGCTCCGCCGTCAGGTCGGCGTTGGCCAGGCCTCGGACGCCGTCGGTGCCGAAGAGTCGCGTCATGGCCCGGGAGCCTACGGGTCGCCCGCGTCCGGTGCTGAAACGAGGCCGGACATGCGACGAGGCCCGCACCGTCGGACGACGGTGCGGGCCTCGAGGTGCAGGCTGGGTCAGCGCTTGCTGAACTGCGAGGCCTTGCGGGCCTTCTTGAGCCCGGCCTTCTTGCGCTCCACGACGCGGGCGTCGCGGGTCAGCAGACCGGCCTTCTTGAGGGCCGGGCGGTTGGCGTCGGTGTCGATCCCGTTGAGCGAGCGCGCCACGCCGAGGCGCAGGGCGCCGGCCTGGCCGGCGATGCCGCCGCCGTGGATGCGGGCGATCACGTCGAAGCGGCCCTCGAGCTGCAGCTCGACGAACGGCTCGTTGGCGATCTGCTGGTGCAGCTTGTTCGGGAAGTAGCTGTCCATCGAGCGGCCGTTGATGGTCCACTCGCCGGTGCCGGGCACGATGCGCACGCGGGCGACGGCCTCCTTGCGGCGGCCGGTGGCCGCGCCGGGGGCGATGGTGGCCGGACGGGCCGGGGTGTCGGCCGAGGCGTCGCTCTCGGACGTGTAGCTCACGCCGTCGGCGCCGGTCTCGAAGGTCTCCTCGACCTCGCCCGAGTCCAGGGTGGTGTTCTCAGTCATCTGTGCGTCCTCAGTCACTGGGAGATCTGCGAGATCTCGAAGGGAGTGGCCTGCTGGGCCAGGTGCGGGTGGTCGGGGCCGGAGTAGACCTTGAGCTTCTTCAGCACCTGTCGACCGAGCTTGTTCTTCGGGAGCATGCCCCACACGGCGCCTTCGATGGCCTTGCGGGCGTCCTTCTCGAGGAGCTCACCGAAGGGGGTGGCCGAGAGGCCGCCCGGGAAGCCGGAGTGGCGGTAGGCCATCTTGGTGGTCTTCTTCGTCCCCGAGAGCGACACCTTCGAGGCGTTCACGATGATCACGAAGTCGCCCATGTCCATGTGGGGGGCGAAGGTCGGCTTGTGCTTGCCGCGGAGGAGGTTGGCGGTCTGGACGGCGAGGCGGCCCAGGACCACGTCGGTGGCGTCGATGACGTGCCACTCACGCTGGATGTCAGCGGGCTTGGGGCTGTACGTGCGCACGGCGGTATCCCGTTCTGGTTCGTTGGTCCCGGCCCTCGGACGAGGGCCGACTGGTGCTGCTGCGGCTTCTGACGAACACGGCCCGGATCGCTCCCGAGCTCCGCGCACGGAGACGAGGGATGACGTCCGGATCTGCACCCGTCCCCGGAGAGGACGGACGCGGCAGGAGTCGCGACCAGCAAGATTACGGCGCGCCGAGCGTGGGGGTCAAAACGGCGGAGCGTGACAATGGCTGGCGTGCGCAACGGCGGCGTGTCCTTCTGGTGGCAGCAGGTCGGGCTGCCCTCCCCCACCGACCGGCTCCAGGGTGACACGTCCTGCGACGTCGCGATCGTGGGCGGTGGGCTCACCGGGCTCTGGACGGCGTACTACCTCGCGGAGGCCGACCCGACCCTCGACGTCCGGGTCGTCGAGGCGGAGTTCGCCGGCTTCGGCGCCTCGGGACGCAACGGCGGCTGGCTGTCGAGCGAGCTCGCCGGGAGCGCGCGGACGTACGCCGCCGTGGCGGGAGAGGACGGAGTCCAGCGCCTCCGGGACGCCCTGCGCGCCACGGTCGACGAGGTCGTCGGGGTGGCCGCCCGGGAGGGTATCGAGGCCGACATCGTGCGCAGCGGCGTCCTCACCGTCGCCCGCTCGGAGGCGCAGCGGCAGCGGCTCGACGGAGAGCTCACCGCCGGGCAGGTCGCCGACCGGGTCCAGGTGGCCGGAGCCGTGTCCGGCCACTTCGACCCCGACTGCGCCCGCGTGCAGCCCGCCCGGCTGGTGTCCGGCGTCGCCCGTGTCGTGCGGGAGCGCGGCGTACGCATCCACGAGGGCACCCGGGTCACGTCTGTCTCCCCCGGCTCGGTGGTGACCGATCGCGGCACGCTGCGGGCGCCGGTGGTGCTGCGCTGCCTGGAGGGTTTCACCGCCGGTCTCGCGGGGCACCGCCGCGACTGGCTGCCGATGAACTCCGCGATCGTCGTGACCGCGCCGCTCACCGACGCGCAGTGGGGCGGGATCGGGTGGGACGGCGAGGAGCTGCTCGGCGACGAGGCGCACGCCTACTGCTACGCCCAGCGCACCGCCGACGGCCGCATCGCGATGGGCGGACGGGGCATCCCCTACCGCTTCGGCTCGCGCACCGATGTCGACGGCCGCACCCAGGACCGGACCGTCGAGTCGCTGCGCTCGACGCTGTCGAGCCTGTTCCCGTCGCTCGCCGGCGTCCGCCTCGACCACGCCTGGTGCGGCGTGCTGGGCGTGCCGCGCGACTGGAGCGCCAGCGTCGCGTACGACCCGTCGACGGGCCTCGGGCACGCCGGCGGCTACGTCGGCTCGGGGCTCACCGCGACCAACCTGGCCGGCCGCACCTTGCGCGACCTGGTGCTCGGCAACGGCACTGACCTGACCCGCCTGCCGTGGACGGGGCACCGGGTCCGGAGGTGGGAGCCGGAGCCGTTCCGGTGGGCCGGCGTGCACGCGCTGTACGGCCTCTACCGCGCCGCGGACCGTCGCGAGGACGACGGCCTGCGACGCACCAGCCGCATCGCCCGGGTCGCGCACCGGGTCGCCGGACGGTGACCTCGGGGCGCACCGGCGCCCGTCCCACTGCTGGACACCTGATTCGCGGTCCTCACGGACGGCGGACTAGGTTGAGGGGACCCCACAGACGTACAAAGACGTATGAACAGGAGCCGACGTGACCGACGTTGCGGCCAAGGATTCCCTGACTGTCACCGACAACCGGACCGGTCAGACGTACGACATCGCGATCAACGACAACACGATCGCGGCCAAGGATCTGGGACAGATCCGACTCGACGAGGAGCAGCCCGGTCTCGCGACCTACGACCCGGGTTTCGTCAACACCGCGTCGTGCCGCTCGGCCGTCACCTTCATCGACGGTGACAAGGGCATCCTCGAGTACCGGGGCTACCCGATCGAGCAGCTCGCGGAGAAGTCCAACTTCCTCGAGGTGGCCTACCTCCTCATCCACGGCGAGCTGCCCACCAAGGAGCAGTACGACACGTGGGTGCACGAGATCACCTACCACACGTTCGTCCACGAGAACGTGAAGACCTTCATGCAGGGCTTCCGCTACGACGCCCACCCGATGGGCATGCTGATGGCCTCGGTCGGAGCGCTGTCGACGTTCTACCCAGACGCCCGCAACATCAGCGACGCGGACAACCGCCACATGCAGATCGTCCGCATGATCGCGAAGATGCCGACCCTCGGCGCGTGGTCGTTCCGCCACGCGCAGGGCAAGCCCTACGTCTATCCCGACAACGACCTGGGCTACACCGCCAACTTCCTCTCGATGCTCTTCAAGATGAGCGAGTCGAAGTTCGAGGCCGACCCGCGCCTGGTCAAGGCCCTCGACGTGCTGTTCATCCTGCACGCCGACCACGAGCAGAACTGCTCGACCAACGCGGTCCGCTCCGTCGGCTCCTCGCAGGTCGACCCCTACTCGGCCGTCTCCGCCGGCGTCGGCGCCCTCTACGGCCCGCTGCACGGTGGCGCCAACGAGGCGGTGCTGCGGATGCTCAAGCGCATCGGCAGCAAGGAGAACATCCCCGCCTTCATCGAGGGCGTGAAGAACGGCAACGAGCGCCTGATGGGCTTCGGCCACCGGGTCTACAAGAACTTCGACCCGCGCGCCACGATCATCAAGAAGGCCTGTGACGACGTCTTCGAGGTCACCGGGGTCAACCCGCTCCTCGAGATCGCCAAGGAGCTGGAGAAGATCGCGCTCGAGGACGAGTACTTCGTCAAGCGCAAGCTCTACCCCAACGTGGACTTCTACTCGGGCCTCATCTACGAGGCCTTCCAGTTCCCGCCGGAGATGTTCACCGTGCTGTTCGCCATCGGCCGCACCCCGGGCTGGCTGGCGCAGTGGTCGGAGCTGGTGCAGGACAAGGACCAGAAGATCGCCCGTCCCAAGCAGATCTACACCGGCGACCGCGAGCTGACCTTCACCGCGGCGTCCGAGCGCTGGGCCTGAGCCTCAGCACCAACGGGTGTCACCTTGCCCGGCTGCGCCGCGCTGCGGCGCTCACCCCGCCGAGGGCCATGCGGCTTCGCCGCATGGCCCTCGCGGCGTTCAGGGCGTTCATACGTGCGTCACCACCCAGCTCGATGCTTCATCCGGAGCCGCGGATGTCACTACACTCCCGAGCTACTCGGGGTGTGGGACGACGGGCGGTCACGGAGGTGACGTGGAGACACGTGGGGACGGCACCCTCGGCTCGGTGCTGCGCGCGATGCGGGAGGACGCCGGCCTGTCGCAGGAGGAGCTCGCCGCACGCGCAGGGCTGAGCCCGCACGCGATCAGCGCGCTGGAGCGCGGCACCCGGACCCGGCCCTACCCGCACACGCTCCGGTCGCTCGCGACCGCGCTCGACCTGGACGAGGACCAACGCGCCGCGCTGCTGGCCGCGGTCCCGTCACGGTCACCGCGTGCGGCCGCGCCGACGTCTGCGGTGGACGGGACCTCCGGCAGGCGCGAGCTGCCGGTCCCGACCACGCCGCTCATCGGTCGCGACGACGACGTCGGCCGCGTCGCCGACCTCCTGCGCACGAACCGGCTGGTCACCCTCAGCGGCCCCGGCGGCGTGGGCAAGACCCGCCTGTCCCTGGCCGCAGCGGCATCGGTCCGCGACCGCTTCGCCGACGGCGTACGCCTGGTCGAGCTCGCGCCGCTCCTGGAGCCGGGCCAGCTGCTCCCGGCGGTCGCCGACGCCGTGGACGCCGTCCGCGACCCCACCCGGTCCG is part of the Nocardioides cavernae genome and harbors:
- the glmM gene encoding phosphoglucosamine mutase; this translates as MTRLFGTDGVRGLANADLTAELALDLSVCAAHVLADRGEFAGHRPLAVVGRDTRISGQFLEAAVVAGLASAGVDVLLLGVLPTPGVAYMTDRLGADLGVMLSASHNPMPDNGIKFLARGGHKLDDAIEIAIERRMGEPWERPTGGSVGRVRTYETAVEEYAAHLESTISHPLVGLKVVLDCAEGAAHAAGPRALEDAGATVIAIHADPDGLNINDDCGSTHLGDLQKAVVEHGAHAGFALDGDADRCLAVDAEGNVVDGDQLLAILSLSLLEQGRLAKDTVVATVMSNLGFVQAMRAGGVGVRQTKVGDRYVLEAMKISGYNLGGEQSGHVILSDHATTGDGILTTLHVMERMATTGRSLADLASVMSRLPQVLLNVSGVDKSRADEDAVLAAAVAEEEAVLGERGRILLRPSGTEPIVRVMVEAPTEDEAEGVASRLAHVVRTQLSLP
- the rpsI gene encoding 30S ribosomal protein S9 codes for the protein MTENTTLDSGEVEETFETGADGVSYTSESDASADTPARPATIAPGAATGRRKEAVARVRIVPGTGEWTINGRSMDSYFPNKLHQQIANEPFVELQLEGRFDVIARIHGGGIAGQAGALRLGVARSLNGIDTDANRPALKKAGLLTRDARVVERKKAGLKKARKASQFSKR
- the rplM gene encoding 50S ribosomal protein L13, coding for MRTYSPKPADIQREWHVIDATDVVLGRLAVQTANLLRGKHKPTFAPHMDMGDFVIIVNASKVSLSGTKKTTKMAYRHSGFPGGLSATPFGELLEKDARKAIEGAVWGMLPKNKLGRQVLKKLKVYSGPDHPHLAQQATPFEISQISQ
- a CDS encoding NAD(P)/FAD-dependent oxidoreductase — translated: MAGVRNGGVSFWWQQVGLPSPTDRLQGDTSCDVAIVGGGLTGLWTAYYLAEADPTLDVRVVEAEFAGFGASGRNGGWLSSELAGSARTYAAVAGEDGVQRLRDALRATVDEVVGVAAREGIEADIVRSGVLTVARSEAQRQRLDGELTAGQVADRVQVAGAVSGHFDPDCARVQPARLVSGVARVVRERGVRIHEGTRVTSVSPGSVVTDRGTLRAPVVLRCLEGFTAGLAGHRRDWLPMNSAIVVTAPLTDAQWGGIGWDGEELLGDEAHAYCYAQRTADGRIAMGGRGIPYRFGSRTDVDGRTQDRTVESLRSTLSSLFPSLAGVRLDHAWCGVLGVPRDWSASVAYDPSTGLGHAGGYVGSGLTATNLAGRTLRDLVLGNGTDLTRLPWTGHRVRRWEPEPFRWAGVHALYGLYRAADRREDDGLRRTSRIARVAHRVAGR
- a CDS encoding citrate synthase, which encodes MTDVAAKDSLTVTDNRTGQTYDIAINDNTIAAKDLGQIRLDEEQPGLATYDPGFVNTASCRSAVTFIDGDKGILEYRGYPIEQLAEKSNFLEVAYLLIHGELPTKEQYDTWVHEITYHTFVHENVKTFMQGFRYDAHPMGMLMASVGALSTFYPDARNISDADNRHMQIVRMIAKMPTLGAWSFRHAQGKPYVYPDNDLGYTANFLSMLFKMSESKFEADPRLVKALDVLFILHADHEQNCSTNAVRSVGSSQVDPYSAVSAGVGALYGPLHGGANEAVLRMLKRIGSKENIPAFIEGVKNGNERLMGFGHRVYKNFDPRATIIKKACDDVFEVTGVNPLLEIAKELEKIALEDEYFVKRKLYPNVDFYSGLIYEAFQFPPEMFTVLFAIGRTPGWLAQWSELVQDKDQKIARPKQIYTGDRELTFTAASERWA